In the Dehalococcoidia bacterium genome, one interval contains:
- a CDS encoding rhomboid family intramembrane serine protease → MRAFVWLLGFVALLWVIAVAQWAGLDLRQFGVTPRDTSSLLGILLHIFVHDGFWHLLSNTGPLLALGGIVGVRGSGTLLAVSVFIAVFAGAGVWLVGRDGVHIGASGLIFGYFGYLVARGFVERSLMSLLITVAVTVFYGSLIFGLLPVDGFISWEGHLFGLIGGVLLAWVSGRDRS, encoded by the coding sequence ATGCGCGCGTTCGTCTGGCTTCTCGGATTCGTCGCCCTGCTGTGGGTCATAGCCGTTGCCCAGTGGGCAGGGCTCGACCTCCGGCAGTTCGGAGTGACCCCCCGCGACACATCCAGCCTGCTGGGAATACTCCTCCACATATTCGTACACGATGGCTTCTGGCACCTGCTCTCCAACACCGGCCCCCTGCTTGCGCTGGGAGGCATCGTGGGAGTGCGAGGCTCGGGGACGCTGCTGGCAGTCTCGGTGTTCATCGCAGTGTTCGCGGGCGCGGGTGTCTGGCTGGTGGGCCGAGACGGAGTCCACATCGGTGCCAGTGGCCTCATATTCGGATACTTCGGCTACCTGGTGGCGCGCGGATTCGTCGAGCGGAGCCTCATGTCGCTCCTGATTACCGTGGCGGTGACTGTCTTCTACGGAAGCCTGATCTTCGGGCTGCTACCGGTCGACGGGTTCATCTCGTGGGAGGGCCACCTGTTCGGCCTGATCGGAGGCGTACTCCTGGCCTGGGTCAGCGGCCGAGACAGGAGCTGA